A single region of the Pseudomonas sp. VD-NE ins genome encodes:
- a CDS encoding DUF2784 domain-containing protein, with product MLYRIAADGLVLFHLSFILFVLFGGLLVLKWPRLMWLHLPAAAWGVAVEVLHLTCPLTYWENLMRHAAGQTEYAGGFIEHYIWPIIYPAGLTPQIQLALGSVVLAVNLLVYGRLIRSWKLRRAV from the coding sequence ATGCTGTACCGAATCGCAGCCGACGGGCTGGTCCTGTTCCATTTGTCATTCATTCTGTTCGTGCTGTTTGGCGGGCTGCTGGTCCTCAAATGGCCACGTTTGATGTGGCTGCATTTGCCCGCTGCCGCCTGGGGTGTGGCGGTTGAGGTGTTGCACTTGACCTGCCCGCTGACCTACTGGGAAAACCTCATGCGCCACGCGGCCGGGCAGACTGAATACGCCGGCGGCTTCATCGAACATTACATCTGGCCGATCATCTACCCGGCCGGGCTCACCCCGCAGATTCAACTGGCGCTCGGCAGCGTGGTGCTGGCGGTGAACCTGCTGGTATATGGCCGCTTGATCCGTTCGTGGAAACTGCGCCGAGCTGTGTAA
- a CDS encoding XRE family transcriptional regulator, producing the protein MHKDSTQRASVLQHVSLNVRRLRHAADMSQTALAEKSGVSRRMLVAIEAGEKNVSLTTLDRVAEALDVAFSDLIQAPDARDPSRINEVAWAGTIPGSKAVLLSKATATREVEQWEWCLQPGEVYPSQADAEGWSEQIFVFEGCLTLMLGEQPQHIGTGEFFMFASNQPHSYRNDGDVAARFVRNVVI; encoded by the coding sequence GTGCACAAAGATTCAACGCAACGGGCGTCCGTCCTGCAACACGTCAGCTTGAATGTGCGGCGTCTACGGCATGCCGCCGATATGAGCCAGACCGCGCTGGCAGAAAAGTCCGGGGTCAGCCGGCGCATGCTGGTGGCGATCGAGGCGGGCGAGAAAAATGTCAGCCTGACCACTCTTGATCGCGTTGCTGAAGCGCTCGACGTCGCGTTCAGCGATCTGATCCAGGCGCCGGATGCCCGCGATCCGAGCCGCATCAACGAGGTGGCTTGGGCGGGCACGATCCCGGGCAGTAAAGCGGTGCTGCTCTCCAAAGCCACCGCCACTCGCGAAGTCGAGCAATGGGAATGGTGTCTGCAACCGGGCGAGGTCTACCCGTCGCAAGCGGATGCCGAGGGCTGGAGCGAGCAGATTTTCGTCTTTGAGGGTTGCCTGACGCTGATGCTCGGCGAGCAGCCGCAGCACATCGGCACAGGCGAGTTCTTCATGTTTGCCAGCAATCAACCGCACTCCTATCGCAATGATGGGGACGTGGCGGCGCGGTTTGTGCGTAATGTGGTGATTTGA
- a CDS encoding AzlD domain-containing protein, whose product MVWAVIFGMGFLVFLNRYVFLEPRLPVRLSSNARQFLGFAVPGMLTAICGPIVFMPDKQLNLQWDNPYLLSSLVAIGLVIYTRSTLLSMLLSMAFFFLLRWWL is encoded by the coding sequence ATGGTTTGGGCGGTAATTTTCGGCATGGGTTTTCTGGTGTTCCTCAATCGTTACGTGTTCCTTGAACCGCGTTTGCCGGTGCGTTTGAGCAGCAACGCGCGACAGTTTCTCGGTTTCGCGGTGCCCGGGATGCTCACGGCGATCTGCGGGCCGATTGTTTTCATGCCCGACAAACAGCTGAATCTGCAGTGGGATAACCCATACTTGCTTAGTTCGCTGGTTGCAATTGGACTGGTGATATATACGCGCAGCACTTTGCTCAGCATGTTGCTGAGCATGGCGTTCTTCTTCTTACTGCGCTGGTGGTTGTAA
- a CDS encoding DMT family transporter yields MTSQNSSPTPLRFSRFSKAECVLVLITMIWGGTFLLVQHAMTVSGPMFFVGLRFAAAAAIVALFSWRHLRELTLFELKAGAFIGVAIMLGYGLQTVGLQTIPSSQSAFITALYVPFVPLLQWLVLGRRPGLMPSIGIMLAFTGLMLLSGPSGAALNFSPGEIATLISAIAIAAEIILISTYAGQVDVRRVTVVQLATTSVLSFLLVVPTGEMIPDFSWTLLVTALGLGAASAAIQVAMNWAQKSVSPTRATLIYAGEPVWAGIVGRIAGERLPAIALVGAGLIVAAVIVSELKTKGKAAPADVELERETQG; encoded by the coding sequence ATGACGTCGCAGAACAGCTCCCCCACTCCCCTCCGTTTCTCTCGCTTCAGCAAAGCCGAGTGCGTGCTGGTACTGATCACCATGATCTGGGGCGGTACTTTCCTGCTGGTTCAGCATGCGATGACCGTCAGCGGCCCGATGTTCTTCGTCGGCCTGCGCTTCGCCGCTGCAGCGGCTATCGTCGCACTGTTCTCATGGCGCCATCTGCGCGAACTGACCCTGTTCGAATTGAAGGCGGGCGCCTTCATCGGCGTGGCGATCATGCTCGGTTACGGCTTGCAGACGGTCGGGTTGCAAACCATTCCGAGCAGTCAGTCGGCGTTCATTACCGCCTTATATGTGCCCTTCGTGCCGTTGCTGCAATGGCTGGTGCTGGGGCGGCGGCCGGGGCTGATGCCGAGCATCGGCATCATGCTGGCGTTTACCGGGTTGATGTTGTTGTCCGGGCCGTCCGGCGCGGCGCTGAATTTCAGTCCGGGCGAAATTGCCACATTGATCAGTGCCATCGCCATAGCCGCCGAGATCATTCTGATCAGCACCTATGCCGGTCAGGTCGATGTGCGCCGAGTGACCGTTGTGCAACTGGCAACCACCTCCGTGCTGTCGTTCCTGTTGGTGGTGCCGACCGGGGAAATGATTCCGGACTTTTCCTGGACCCTGCTGGTGACCGCGCTGGGGTTGGGCGCAGCGAGTGCAGCGATTCAGGTGGCGATGAACTGGGCGCAGAAGAGTGTTTCGCCAACCCGGGCGACGTTGATCTATGCGGGCGAGCCGGTATGGGCAGGGATCGTCGGGCGGATTGCCGGGGAACGGTTGCCGGCAATTGCGCTGGTGGGCGCGGGGTTGATTGTCGCGGCGGTGATTGTCAGTGAGTTGAAGACCAAGGGTAAGGCTGCCCCAGCAGACGTTGAGCTGGAGCGGGAAACTCAGGGCTAA
- a CDS encoding Na+/H+ antiporter subunit C, with protein MEEVIAIAIGVLAASGVWLILRPRTFQVVMGLCLLSYGVNLFIFSMGSLFIGKEPVIKDGVTQDLLHYTDPLPQALVLTAIVISFAMTALFLVVLLASRGLTGTDHVDGREPKE; from the coding sequence ATGGAAGAAGTCATCGCAATCGCCATCGGCGTACTCGCCGCGTCCGGCGTCTGGCTGATCCTGCGGCCACGGACGTTCCAGGTGGTCATGGGCCTGTGTCTGCTGTCGTACGGCGTCAACCTGTTCATCTTCAGTATGGGCAGCCTGTTCATCGGCAAGGAGCCGGTGATCAAGGACGGCGTCACCCAGGATTTGCTGCATTACACCGACCCGCTGCCACAGGCACTGGTACTCACCGCGATCGTCATCAGTTTCGCCATGACCGCGTTGTTCCTCGTCGTGCTGCTCGCCTCGCGCGGCCTGACCGGCACCGACCACGTCGACGGCCGGGAGCCTAAAGAATGA
- a CDS encoding AzlC family ABC transporter permease: MSDSLLPRNAFLRGAAAIMPLSLATAPWGLLAGSMAIEANLTPLQGQGLSSIVFAGAAQLVAIGMLKGGAGIFSILLTTLLLTSQHLLYGMSMRSVISPLPGRWRIGLGFLLTDELFALTSQHDRQQFNRWYALGVGLTFYIAWNLFTLAGIVLGSSIPGLEHLGLDFSIAATFIALITPVVRNVPTVVCVAVSLFCSVLFSYWQWGSALVLSGLAGMTAGFICNKLYRERT, translated from the coding sequence ATGTCTGACTCACTCTTGCCGCGCAATGCGTTTCTTCGCGGCGCTGCGGCGATCATGCCGTTATCTCTGGCCACCGCGCCGTGGGGGCTGCTGGCCGGCTCCATGGCGATCGAAGCCAATCTCACGCCGCTGCAAGGCCAAGGCTTGTCGAGCATTGTGTTTGCCGGGGCGGCGCAACTGGTGGCGATCGGCATGCTCAAGGGCGGCGCGGGGATTTTCTCGATTCTGTTGACCACGCTGCTGCTGACTTCTCAGCACTTGCTGTACGGCATGAGCATGCGTTCGGTGATTTCGCCGCTGCCGGGACGCTGGCGAATCGGGCTGGGTTTTTTGCTCACCGATGAGTTGTTTGCGCTGACCAGTCAGCACGATCGTCAACAGTTCAATCGCTGGTATGCGCTGGGTGTCGGCCTGACGTTCTACATCGCGTGGAATCTGTTCACCCTGGCCGGCATTGTCCTCGGCAGCAGCATTCCGGGGCTTGAGCATCTGGGGCTGGACTTCTCGATTGCCGCCACCTTCATTGCCCTGATCACACCGGTGGTGCGCAACGTGCCGACAGTGGTTTGCGTGGCAGTGTCGCTGTTTTGTTCGGTGTTGTTCAGTTACTGGCAATGGGGCTCGGCACTGGTGTTGTCCGGGTTGGCAGGAATGACCGCAGGGTTTATCTGCAACAAGCTGTACCGGGAGCGCACATGA
- a CDS encoding SOS response-associated peptidase family protein yields MCGRLSQYRGIHDFVAVLSIPDALINHVGDAPLDRYNAAPTTALAVLHQQGQHLQADKLRWGWRPHWAKDRPPPINARVEKVAHGPFFRAIWRHRLIVPIDNWFEWVDTEDKTRQPWLIRRADKGAVFCAAIGQFPTAETAARDDDGFVIITADAVGGMLDIHDRRPVVFRADLVREWLDPATPIERAEQMLLFEGEGSEVFEWHKVGKAVGNVRNQGASLIIEQT; encoded by the coding sequence ATGTGCGGAAGACTCTCGCAATACCGGGGCATTCATGACTTCGTCGCGGTGCTGAGCATTCCCGACGCGTTGATCAATCACGTCGGCGATGCACCGCTCGATCGCTATAACGCGGCGCCGACCACCGCGCTGGCCGTCCTGCATCAACAAGGGCAACACCTGCAGGCTGACAAGCTGCGTTGGGGCTGGCGCCCGCATTGGGCCAAGGATCGTCCCCCACCGATCAATGCCCGGGTCGAGAAAGTCGCCCACGGTCCGTTCTTCCGCGCGATCTGGCGACATCGTTTGATTGTGCCCATCGATAACTGGTTTGAATGGGTCGACACCGAAGACAAAACCCGACAACCGTGGCTGATTCGTCGGGCAGACAAGGGAGCGGTTTTCTGCGCGGCCATCGGACAATTTCCGACAGCCGAAACGGCGGCCCGGGACGACGACGGTTTCGTGATCATCACCGCCGATGCCGTCGGCGGCATGCTCGACATCCATGATCGCCGACCGGTGGTGTTCCGCGCGGATTTGGTGCGCGAGTGGCTCGATCCTGCGACGCCGATTGAACGCGCCGAGCAAATGTTGCTGTTCGAGGGTGAAGGCAGCGAAGTGTTCGAATGGCACAAAGTCGGCAAAGCTGTCGGGAACGTGCGCAATCAGGGGGCCAGTTTGATTATCGAACAGACTTAA
- a CDS encoding FAD/NAD(P)-binding protein, translating to MSQSADILIIGGGLSGTMLAVQLLRLPGRRKVLIIEPRAELGRGEAYSAVELGHTLNGNAARMSVDPDNPDDLTQWLTEYIAGGGWPESAEQKVSISELFPPRGLFGVYVQQRLAEARRVGALNGSSVEHIRAEAVNLQVGADSVQLTLSNGQALRGGFAVLATGMFPAARTPQKASSGLNAAALDPWDVAAMRQLDPQSTVLIIGSGLTMVDAVVSLEQAGHRGPIEVFSRHGLLPHVRRQPPAWVDFLGEDHSIRTPRQLLRELRRQCQAAIAQGIDWQAPLDTVRVHIARLWSQATDRQRRQFVRHVRPWWESHHHRSPPLSAALVERLYKEGRLRIQAASFKGLEPSPEDGVSIRIRRRGESQTCVVQGAALINSSGIEYDWRRVARPLPQQVLARGLVQPGPLALGIAAAVDGAVLDAEGLAASRLFALGPPLRGMWWESTAVTDVALQAKALAGRLVG from the coding sequence ATGAGTCAGAGTGCAGACATCCTGATTATCGGCGGTGGCCTCAGCGGTACGATGCTGGCGGTGCAATTGTTGCGTCTGCCTGGCCGGCGCAAGGTCCTGATCATTGAACCGCGTGCGGAACTGGGACGGGGCGAGGCGTACAGCGCGGTCGAACTGGGTCACACACTCAATGGCAACGCCGCACGCATGAGCGTCGATCCGGATAATCCGGATGACCTGACGCAATGGCTCACCGAGTACATTGCCGGTGGCGGCTGGCCGGAGTCTGCCGAACAGAAGGTGTCGATCAGCGAACTGTTTCCGCCACGCGGATTGTTTGGCGTGTATGTGCAGCAGCGTCTGGCCGAGGCGCGCAGAGTCGGGGCGCTGAATGGCTCAAGCGTTGAGCACATTCGTGCGGAAGCCGTCAATCTGCAAGTCGGTGCCGATTCGGTGCAGCTCACGCTGAGCAATGGTCAGGCACTGCGCGGTGGCTTCGCGGTACTGGCGACTGGAATGTTCCCTGCCGCGCGAACCCCGCAGAAGGCCTCCAGTGGCCTCAACGCCGCCGCGCTCGATCCTTGGGATGTCGCGGCCATGCGCCAGCTCGATCCGCAATCGACGGTGCTGATCATCGGCTCCGGCCTGACCATGGTCGATGCCGTGGTGTCGCTGGAGCAGGCCGGGCATCGCGGGCCGATCGAAGTGTTTTCGCGGCATGGTTTGTTGCCCCATGTGCGCCGACAACCGCCGGCATGGGTGGATTTTCTCGGCGAAGATCACAGTATTCGCACGCCGCGGCAGTTATTGCGCGAATTGCGTCGGCAATGCCAGGCAGCCATTGCGCAAGGCATCGATTGGCAGGCACCGCTGGATACGGTTCGGGTACACATCGCTCGGTTGTGGAGTCAGGCGACTGACAGGCAGCGTCGACAATTCGTACGGCATGTACGGCCGTGGTGGGAAAGTCATCATCACCGTTCGCCGCCGTTGAGTGCGGCGCTGGTTGAGCGTCTTTATAAAGAAGGGCGATTGCGTATTCAGGCAGCTTCGTTCAAAGGGCTTGAGCCGAGCCCTGAAGATGGCGTCAGCATTCGCATTCGACGTCGTGGTGAGTCGCAAACCTGCGTGGTGCAGGGCGCCGCGTTGATCAATTCCAGTGGTATCGAATACGACTGGCGCCGAGTTGCGCGACCGTTGCCGCAACAGGTGCTGGCGCGGGGTCTGGTGCAACCGGGACCGTTGGCGTTGGGAATCGCGGCGGCGGTGGATGGCGCTGTGCTGGATGCCGAGGGGCTTGCGGCTAGCCGGTTGTTTGCATTGGGACCGCCATTGCGCGGGATGTGGTGGGAGAGTACGGCGGTGACGGATGTGGCGTTGCAGGCCAAGGCGTTGGCGGGGCGGTTGGTGGGATGA
- a CDS encoding monovalent cation/H+ antiporter subunit A, whose translation MSLIVLLLLPFIGSCLAAVLPHNARNTESLLAGLVALIGTVQVAMLYPQIAHGGVIREEFMWLPSLGLNFVLRMDGFAWLFSMLVLGIGTLVSLYARYYMSPDDPVPRFFAFFLAFMGAMLGLVISGNLIQIVFFWELTSLFSFLLIGYWHHRADARRGAYMALMVTGAGGLCLLAGVMILGHVVGSYDLDKVLAAGDLIRAHALYPILLPLILIGALSKSAQFPFHFWLPHAMAAPTPVSAYLHSATMVKAGVFLLARLWPSLSGSEEWFYIVSGAGACTLLLGAYCAMFQNDLKGLLAYSTISHLGLITLLLGLNSPLAAVAAVFHILNHATFKASLFMAAGIIDHESGTRDIRKLSGLIKLIPFTATLAMVASASMAGVPLLNGFLSKEMFFAETVFINATAWVEAALPIVATIAGTFSVAYSLRFTVDVFFGPPATDLPHTPHEPPRWMRAPVELLVFTCLLVGIFPAQIVGPLLAAAALPVVGGELPEYSLAIWHGLNAPMIMSLIAMSGGIIVYLLLRNQLKRGRFKYPPLVGRFNGKRLFERSLVVMMRLARRLERRLGTKRLQMQLFLMVLAAVLAGLIPMLHSSLSWGDRPKIPGSIVFVTLWLLAIACALGAAWQAKYHRLAALTMVSVCGLMTCVTFVWFSAPDLALTQLAVEVVTTVLILLGLRWLPRRIEEVSPLPSSLRKARIRRLRDLLLSIAVGGGMALLSYAMLTRQTPNDISSFYLSRAMPEGGGSNVVNVMLVDFRGFDTLGEITVLVAVALTVFALLRRFRPPKESLQLPAQQRLLAPDVVTDLVNPRSASDTALGFMMVPAVLVRLLLPIALVVSFYLFMRGHNQPGGGFVAGLVMSVAFILQYMVAGTQWVEAQMSLRPLRWMGTGLLFATATGLGAMLAGYPFLTTHTWHFTLPVLGDIHVASALFFDIGVYGVVVGSTLLILTALAHQSVRGHKTASLPKSVATKGAV comes from the coding sequence ATGTCCCTGATAGTTCTACTGCTTCTGCCATTCATTGGCAGCTGTCTGGCAGCGGTGCTGCCACACAACGCGCGTAATACCGAATCCCTGTTGGCAGGCCTGGTCGCTTTGATCGGCACCGTCCAGGTCGCGATGTTGTACCCGCAAATTGCCCACGGCGGCGTGATCCGCGAAGAGTTCATGTGGCTGCCCAGCCTCGGCCTGAACTTCGTTCTGCGCATGGACGGCTTCGCCTGGCTGTTCTCGATGCTGGTGCTCGGCATCGGTACGCTCGTCTCTCTCTATGCCCGTTATTACATGTCGCCGGACGATCCGGTGCCGCGTTTCTTCGCGTTTTTTCTGGCGTTCATGGGCGCCATGCTCGGTCTGGTGATCTCCGGCAACCTGATCCAGATCGTGTTTTTCTGGGAGCTGACCAGCCTCTTCTCGTTCCTGCTGATCGGCTACTGGCACCACCGCGCCGACGCCCGTCGCGGCGCGTACATGGCGCTGATGGTCACCGGTGCCGGCGGGTTATGCCTGCTGGCGGGGGTCATGATTCTCGGCCATGTCGTCGGCAGCTATGACCTCGACAAGGTCCTGGCCGCCGGCGACTTGATTCGTGCACACGCCCTCTACCCTATTCTTTTACCCCTCATTCTCATCGGCGCGCTCAGCAAAAGCGCGCAGTTCCCTTTCCATTTCTGGCTGCCCCACGCGATGGCGGCGCCGACACCGGTTTCGGCTTATCTGCATTCGGCGACCATGGTCAAGGCCGGGGTTTTCCTGCTTGCACGTCTGTGGCCGTCGCTGTCAGGCAGTGAAGAATGGTTCTACATCGTCAGTGGGGCCGGCGCGTGTACGCTGTTGCTCGGCGCGTACTGCGCGATGTTCCAGAACGATCTCAAAGGTCTGCTGGCCTACTCGACTATCAGCCACCTCGGCCTGATCACTTTGCTGCTGGGCCTGAACAGCCCGCTGGCGGCTGTGGCGGCGGTGTTCCACATCCTCAACCACGCGACGTTCAAGGCTTCGCTGTTCATGGCCGCTGGCATCATCGACCACGAAAGCGGCACCCGCGATATCCGCAAACTCAGCGGCCTGATCAAACTGATTCCATTCACCGCGACGCTGGCCATGGTTGCCAGCGCCTCGATGGCCGGCGTGCCGTTGCTCAACGGCTTCCTGTCGAAAGAGATGTTCTTCGCCGAAACCGTGTTCATCAACGCCACGGCGTGGGTCGAAGCGGCGCTGCCGATTGTCGCGACCATCGCCGGTACGTTCAGCGTTGCCTACTCCCTGCGTTTCACCGTCGATGTGTTCTTCGGTCCACCGGCCACCGACCTGCCGCACACCCCGCACGAGCCACCGCGCTGGATGCGTGCGCCGGTCGAGTTGCTGGTGTTCACTTGCTTGCTGGTGGGGATTTTCCCGGCGCAGATCGTCGGTCCATTGCTCGCGGCAGCGGCATTGCCCGTCGTCGGCGGCGAATTGCCGGAATACAGCCTGGCGATCTGGCACGGTCTGAACGCACCGATGATCATGAGCCTGATCGCCATGTCCGGCGGCATCATCGTCTATCTGTTGCTACGCAATCAGCTCAAGCGCGGGCGCTTCAAATACCCGCCGCTGGTGGGTCGCTTCAACGGCAAGCGCCTGTTTGAACGCAGCCTGGTGGTCATGATGCGCCTGGCCCGACGCCTGGAGCGGCGACTCGGCACCAAGCGTCTGCAAATGCAATTGTTCCTGATGGTGTTGGCGGCTGTGCTCGCCGGCCTGATCCCGATGCTGCATAGCAGCCTGAGCTGGGGCGACCGGCCGAAGATTCCCGGCTCGATCGTCTTTGTGACCCTGTGGCTGCTGGCGATTGCCTGCGCCCTCGGCGCCGCGTGGCAGGCCAAGTATCACCGTCTCGCCGCACTGACCATGGTCAGCGTCTGCGGGTTGATGACCTGCGTAACTTTCGTCTGGTTCTCCGCGCCCGACCTGGCCCTGACGCAACTGGCAGTCGAAGTGGTCACCACCGTGCTGATCCTGCTTGGCCTGCGCTGGTTGCCACGTCGTATCGAAGAAGTCTCGCCACTGCCGAGCAGCCTGCGCAAGGCACGCATTCGCCGCCTGCGCGACTTGCTGCTGTCGATTGCCGTCGGTGGCGGCATGGCGCTGCTGTCCTACGCCATGCTCACGCGGCAGACGCCGAACGATATCTCCTCGTTCTACCTCAGCCGCGCCATGCCCGAGGGCGGCGGCAGCAACGTGGTCAACGTGATGCTGGTGGATTTCCGTGGCTTCGACACCCTTGGCGAAATCACCGTGCTAGTCGCGGTGGCGCTGACCGTGTTCGCCCTGCTGCGGCGCTTCCGCCCGCCGAAAGAAAGCCTGCAACTGCCCGCCCAGCAACGCTTGCTGGCACCTGACGTGGTCACCGATCTGGTCAACCCGCGTTCGGCCAGCGATACCGCGCTCGGTTTCATGATGGTGCCGGCGGTGCTGGTGCGCCTGCTGCTGCCGATTGCGCTGGTGGTGTCGTTCTACCTGTTCATGCGCGGGCACAACCAGCCGGGCGGAGGTTTCGTCGCCGGTCTGGTGATGTCGGTGGCGTTCATCCTGCAATACATGGTCGCCGGCACGCAGTGGGTCGAGGCGCAGATGAGCCTGCGGCCGCTGCGCTGGATGGGCACCGGGTTGCTGTTCGCCACCGCTACCGGCCTGGGCGCGATGCTGGCCGGCTATCCGTTCCTGACCACGCACACCTGGCATTTCACCTTGCCAGTGCTCGGTGACATCCATGTCGCCAGCGCTTTGTTCTTCGACATTGGCGTGTACGGCGTGGTGGTCGGTTCGACGCTGCTGATCCTCACCGCCCTCGCCCACCAATCGGTGCGGGGTCACAAAACCGCATCGCTGCCCAAGTCCGTCGCCACCAAGGGAGCCGTCTGA
- the ppnN gene encoding nucleotide 5'-monophosphate nucleosidase PpnN, with protein sequence MTQRHVINASVSPKGSLETLSQREVQQLSEAGSGSTYTLFRQCALAILNTGAHVDNAKTILEAYKDFEIRIHQQDRGVRLELLNAPADAFVDGEMIASTREMLFSALRDIVYTENELDSQRIDLSTSQGISDYVFHLLRNARTLRPGVEPKIVVCWGGHSINTEEYKYTKKVGHELGLRSLDICTGCGPGVMKGPMKGATIAHAKQRIHGGRYLGLTEPGIIAAEAPNPIVNELVILPDIEKRLEAFVRVGHGIIIFPGGAGTAEEFLYLLGILMHPDNKGLPFPVILTGPKHAAPYLEQLDAFVTATLGEAAKQHYEIIIDDPAEVARQMTQGLKAVKQFRRERNDAFHFNWLLKIDEGFQRPFDPTHENMANLKLHRDQPPHELAANLRRAFSGIVAGNVKDKGIRLIEEHGPYQIRGDAAIMQPLDALLKAFVAQHRMKLPGGAAYVPCYRVVA encoded by the coding sequence ATGACCCAACGACACGTAATCAATGCCTCGGTCAGCCCGAAAGGCAGCCTGGAAACCCTTTCTCAACGTGAAGTTCAGCAACTGAGCGAAGCCGGATCCGGCAGTACCTACACCCTCTTCCGCCAGTGCGCCCTGGCCATCCTCAACACCGGCGCCCATGTCGATAACGCCAAGACCATCCTCGAAGCCTACAAGGACTTCGAAATCCGCATTCACCAACAGGATCGCGGTGTGCGCCTGGAGCTGCTGAACGCTCCGGCCGACGCCTTCGTCGACGGCGAAATGATCGCCAGCACCCGCGAAATGCTGTTCAGCGCCCTGCGCGACATCGTCTACACCGAAAACGAACTCGACAGCCAACGCATCGACCTGAGCACCTCGCAAGGCATCAGCGACTACGTCTTCCACTTGCTGCGTAACGCGCGCACCCTGCGTCCGGGCGTCGAGCCGAAGATCGTCGTGTGCTGGGGCGGCCACTCGATCAACACCGAAGAATACAAATACACCAAGAAAGTCGGCCACGAACTGGGCCTGCGCAGCCTCGACATTTGCACCGGTTGCGGCCCCGGCGTGATGAAAGGCCCGATGAAAGGCGCAACCATCGCCCACGCCAAGCAACGCATTCACGGCGGTCGCTACCTCGGCTTGACCGAGCCGGGCATCATCGCCGCCGAAGCTCCAAACCCGATCGTCAACGAACTGGTGATCCTGCCGGACATCGAAAAGCGTCTGGAAGCCTTCGTGCGTGTTGGCCACGGCATCATCATCTTCCCGGGCGGCGCTGGTACGGCTGAAGAGTTCCTTTATCTGCTGGGCATCCTGATGCATCCGGACAACAAAGGGCTGCCGTTCCCGGTGATCCTCACCGGGCCGAAACATGCCGCGCCGTATCTGGAACAGTTAGACGCGTTCGTCACCGCGACCCTTGGCGAAGCCGCCAAGCAGCACTACGAGATCATCATCGACGACCCGGCCGAAGTGGCGCGGCAGATGACCCAAGGCCTGAAGGCGGTGAAGCAGTTCCGTCGCGAGCGCAACGATGCGTTCCATTTCAACTGGCTGCTGAAAATCGACGAAGGCTTCCAGCGCCCGTTCGATCCAACCCACGAAAACATGGCCAACCTCAAACTGCACCGCGACCAGCCACCGCACGAACTCGCGGCCAACCTGCGCCGGGCGTTTTCCGGGATCGTTGCCGGCAACGTCAAGGACAAGGGCATTCGTTTGATCGAAGAACACGGGCCGTATCAGATCCGTGGTGACGCCGCGATCATGCAGCCGCTGGATGCCCTGCTCAAAGCCTTCGTCGCCCAGCACCGGATGAAGTTGCCGGGTGGCGCGGCGTATGTGCCGTGTTATCGAGTGGTGGCGTAA
- a CDS encoding DUF3087 domain-containing protein, whose protein sequence is MFEIQPMDAATFRQQTRRSTIIIAVLFLVLAMLFSSVAVALFGEPGGDNLRFNVGGVFVAFLLTAALLRGRFWNQSWMAPAVYSWRLKRSLMSITNVMHQMTAAVEKNDPTAMKVLRFYHLGLTQMHELDGNSSDHGQLWREVEAHKARMQALGIDTEQTRLDPAWLETLKPTSR, encoded by the coding sequence ATGTTCGAGATTCAGCCGATGGACGCCGCCACCTTTCGCCAGCAGACCCGACGCAGCACGATCATCATCGCCGTGCTGTTCCTGGTGCTGGCGATGTTGTTTTCCAGCGTGGCGGTGGCGCTGTTCGGCGAGCCTGGCGGCGATAACCTGCGTTTCAATGTCGGTGGCGTGTTTGTGGCATTTCTGCTGACCGCCGCGTTACTGCGCGGGCGCTTCTGGAATCAGAGCTGGATGGCGCCAGCGGTGTACAGCTGGCGGCTCAAACGCAGTCTGATGAGCATCACCAATGTGATGCATCAGATGACGGCGGCGGTGGAGAAGAACGATCCGACGGCGATGAAGGTTTTGCGCTTCTATCATCTGGGATTGACGCAAATGCACGAACTGGACGGCAACTCCAGTGATCATGGGCAACTGTGGCGGGAAGTCGAAGCGCACAAGGCGCGGATGCAGGCGCTGGGAATCGATACCGAGCAGACGCGCCTGGATCCGGCCTGGCTGGAAACCTTGAAGCCGACGTCGCGCTGA